The Blastocatellia bacterium DNA window CTTTAGTTATAGCCGCAATTTTAATATTAACATTTGGCTCAACATTGCTTTTCTACCAACAGCAAAAAACAAAACAGCAATTACTAAAAACTTTAGAGCTTTATGAGGAACAAGGACGGCAAGAAATTCTAAAAGGGAATTTAGATAATGCAGCAGTTTATCTTAGTGAAGCTTATGCACAAGGGGCCAGCAGTCTGCCTTTAAGATATATGCTTTCAATAGCTTTAGCAAAAGTAGAAAATCGCCCTCCTATTGTTCTAAGCAACCATACTGCGGCAGTGATGACAGCGGTTTTTAGCCCAGATGATCAGTTAATAGTAAGTGTTAGTGCTGATAAAACTGCTAAAATTTGGCAAGTTGTAGATGGAAAAGAGCTTTTTACCCTCAAAGGACATACAGAAACAGTTCTAACAGCACAATTTAGCCCTGACGGAAAATTTATTGTTACGGCTAGCTTAGACAACACTGCAAAGATCTGGAAAACTCAAGACGCAAGTTTGATAACAACGCTTGCAGGCCATAGTGACGGTTTAAGAACAGCTATTTTTAGCCTGGATGGAAAGCAAATATTAACAACAAGTTATGACCACACGGCTAAAATTTGGGATTCCACAACAGGTAAATTATTAAACACGTTAACGGGTCATAAAGGTGCTATTTATGCTGCAAGTTATAGTAATGACGGTAAGTTAATAGCTACTGCTTCAGCAGATAAAACCATCAAAATTTGGGATAGCAACAATGCAAGCTTAAAAGCTTCATTAAATGCTCATCAAGCAAGTGTGAATAGTGTTATGTTTAGCCCTGATGACAAACTACTAGTTACAGCAAGTGCTGATAAAACTGCAAAAATTTGGCAAATATTTGAAAATAAACTACTTCACACATTAGTTGGACATAAAAATGGTGTGACTAGTGCTAAATTTAGCCTAGATGGAAAAACTATATTAACCACTAGCAAAGATAAAACTTCCTGTCTTTGGGACAGCAAAACAGGTAATTTAATTAGTACATTGCTAGGGCATGAGCAAGATATAGCAACAGGAGAATTTAGCTCAGATGGAGAGTTAATAATTACAAGTTCTTATGACAATACGGCTAGAATTTGGGAAAAATCAACAGGAAAGTTTTTAGTAACACTTTCAGCACATGAAGCAGGTTTGGTTAATGCAAAATTTTCTAATGATGGAAAAAAAGTAATAACTGCTAGTTTAGATAAAACTATAAGAATATGGAATGTAGTTGCAGAAAATAGACCTCCAGAGGAAATAGTCTTAATTGTAAAAGAAAAAGTTCCTATAGACTTAAAAGAAGGAAGACTTGTATTAAGAGAACAAAAAATAGATGTTAAAGAAGTAGAAAATAAAGTAGAAAATATACAAATATACAATAAAGCAAATGAGAATATACCTATAGAAATACCAGATAATGGCGTAACAATCGAAATCGTGAAAATAGAAGCACGTACATTTGAAATGGGATCTCCTTTAAATGAAGAAGGACGTAATGCAGACGAAAAGTTACACACGGTTACAGTTTCCCCCTTTTACATCGGAAAATATGAAGTCACACAAGCGCAATGGAATGCAGTAGCAAATTTACCAATGATAAACACTTTTTTACTTGCAGATCCTTCTGATTTTAAGGGGGCAAATTTGCCAGTAGAAAAAATAACTTGGGGTGAGGCTGTAGAATTTTGTGCAAGGCTTTCAAAATTTACAGGAAAAACTTATCGACTCCCAACAGAAGCAGAATGGGAATATGCTGCGCGTGCAGGCACTAAAGACAAACATGCAGGAGATTTAGATAAAATGGCTTGGTATGGCAAAAACTCTAAAGCACAAACACATATAGTTGGACAAAAACAACCTAATGCTTGGGGATTATATGATACACATGGAAATGTTTGGGAATGGTGTCAAGATTGGTATGGTGACTATTCAAGTGTGGCAGAAATAGATCCAAAAGGGGCAAGTTCTGGAACATCTCATATTGCCCGTGGAGGTAGCTGGCTTCATACGGCTACCCATTCCCGGTTAGCAAATCGTGCCACTCTTACGCCTGATGTTAGGGTTAATGGTGTAGGGTTTCGCCTAGTGAGAAGTTTTAAGTAGCTTGTTTTTCGCTTAAGTGTTGAATTTCTTCCAAAGAATAGCCTAACTCTTTTAGTATTTGCTCAGTATGTTCACCTAACGACGGCGGAGCAGAATGATAGCTAACAGGGGTTTCACTCATTTTTATAGGTGATCCTGTTGTTGGAATCTCTACGCCAAAGCTATTAGTTAGCCTGACAATCATTTCTCTAGCTTGTGTTTGTGGGTCTTGAAAAGCTTTAGCTACAGAATTTATTGCACCTGCTGGAATTTCTAAACTATTACAAAGAGAAATAATTTCCGCTTGCGTCATTTGAGAGAAAATTTCTTGTAATAGTTGGACGCATTCAACTCGATGTTCTACCCGTAAAGCATTGGTTGAAAAACGTTTAGCTATATCTTCTTTTCCAAGTTTTTTACAAAGTAGCTCAAATTGACGGTCATTTCCTACAGCTAAAGCAAAAAAGCCATCTTTGCTGTTAAATGTTTGATAAGGTACTAGGTTAGGGTGAGCATTTCCATAACGTTTAGCGTCATTGCCTGAGATAAACCAATTACTTGCAACATTGGCTAACATTGCAAGTTGAGAATCAAATAAGGCTAAATCTATGTGTTGGCCTCTGTTAGTTGTATGGCGGGCTTGAAGTGCTGCTAAAATCGCTACACTAGCCCAAAGACCTGTAAAAAGATCTGTCACCGCAACACCTACTTTTAAGCCTCCTTCAATCTCGTTTGGTTGACCAGTAATGGACATAAGCCCACCCATTGCTTGAATTAAAAAATCATATCCTGCTTCATCTTTTCTTGGGCCATTTTGCCCAAATCCTGTGATTGAACAATAAATTAAACGAGGATTAATTGATGATAACGTCTGATAATCAAGACCTAATTTAGCTAGTTCTCCGGTTTTATAGTTTTCAATCAAAATATCACTTTGTTTTACTAATTTAAGGATAATTTCTTGTCCTAGCTTGGATTTAAGATTAACAGTTATTGAACGTTTATTTCGGTTGGTACAGGTAAAATAAGCTGCCGTCCCGTCAGGGGTGAAGGGTGGCCCCCAATATCTAGTGTCATCACCTACGTTTGGACGCTCAATTTTAACTACATCTGCACCCAGATCAGCTAAAATCTGAGTGCAAAAGGGCCCGGCTAACACCCTAGATAAATCTAAAACTTTAATTCCTGTTAATGCACCAAGTTTATTAGTCATAATTTATTTTGCTGGTAATTTATGCAGAGCATTTTGTCCTTGGCGTGAAAAGTCTATGGACTCGGCTAAAATTCTTGCTGCTTCTTGTGGAGAATTTTCAGCCTCAACAAAATCTAATCTAAATTGTGCTTTACGTTGAAAATCCCGTGCAATGGCTAGCTCTTCTACAGTTCTGCCAAGGCTTTGAGCCATCTTTATATCATTAATTAAATCTACAAGAGCATCCATAGCAATATTACGCATTTTATAAGTACGCTCTTGAATTAGCTCTACACGCTCTTTTAACTCTGCTTCGGGCCATTTATGGCAAGTTTGACAAGAGGTATTAATATTAAGAAGTGGGCTACGAACGTGATGATCAGTAATTTTCATTGCACCTTCGCGTTTATAGGGCATATGGCAATCAGCACAAGAAACGCCAGCACGGGCATGAATGCCTTGATTCCACAATTCAAACTCTGGATGTTGAGCTTTTAATGTTTCTGCTCCAGATTCAGCATGTGTCCAATCCTTAAATTTGATTTCATCATAATAAGCCATTATGTCTTCAACTTTTAAGCCCTTTGACCAAGGATAAGTTAAGCGTTTTTCTGGCCCTTTGAAATGATACTCAACATGACATTGACCACAAACAAATGAGCGCATTTCTTGACGAGAAGCCATTTTATTAACATCATAGTCAGCAATTCCTTGAGAAAGCTTTAAGGCTCGCATTCCTTCAATAAAAGCAGGGCGAGTTACTCTTAACTGCATTGTGCTGCTGTCATGACAATCTATACAGGCAACAGGATGTTTTACCAGTTTACGGCCTTCTACAAAAGACATTTGGTTAAGCTGCTCAAAACCTTTAGTAATATCACCGCTACCTAATTTTTTATAAAGTGCGTAAGTCGAAGAATGACAGTTTAAGCAAGTACCAGGTTGTTTAACAACTGCTTGTCTTTCTGTATAGGTTTGGTCTTCTAGCATATAAGCGTGTCCGCGTTCTTCTCGAAAATCCACAGAAAAGGCATAACCAGCCCAGATAGTTTTTAAGCGGGGATCTTCTTCTAGGCGAGATTGTGCCACAATAGAGCGAGGATCTACTTTTGTTGGTGTACGATGTAGGGCTTCACTACCTCCAAACCGAGTACGTACTTGATCCACTGTTCTAATATAGCCATCATATTGCAGAGGGAAATTTTTTCCCCAAATAGCAGGATCGTCTATATCATCATTAAGCTCTGTGACAAGCTGGAAAGGTTTTTTAGCTTCTTGTTTATGTTCTAAAATGTTTATAAGTAATGCTGTGCTACCAATAGCTACAACAGCCGCAACTATGGCTAAAATATATAGCTTACGTCTTTTAGTAAGAAAAGTAGATGAGCTTTCAGACATTTATCTATTGCCTCCAAAAATTTAGTGCATATGCCCAACAGAAGAATGACAGCGCAAACAGGAAAGACGGTCTTTTTCTGAACTACCTAAAATGGTTTCTACCATTTCTTTATGGCATTTTTGACAAGCTCTTTCTGTAATGTCTCGGTTATAAGCTTTAATTTGTATAGGTTCATGAAAAACACCTGTAGTAAAAGCAAATGAATGCCAAAAACCATTAGAAGCTTTTGAAACATATTTACCTAAAAAACTATCAGGAGTATGGCAATCATTACAAGTTGCTACTGAATGATGACTAGATTTAAGCCAACCATCATATTGCTCATTCATAATATGACAATTAGCACAAGCTGCTGGGTCATTAAGCAAATATGATGCACCTTTGGCATAAACAAAGGTATAAAGGCTAACACCTATAGCGATGCCAATAAATATACTAGCAATAATTGCAATAATTCGAGACTTCATCTTTTGTTGGAATATCCTAATTTTTTATGATTATCTTGCTAATAAACCATATTAGCAATAATTATGCCAGTAGATTATTATAGGTTTAGTGGGGAAAATTTACCACTAATGTAAAACACTGTTAGTAAAGAGTGAGGAAAATTTTTTAATAGTATTATTTGTTAATCCGCATAGCGGATTCTGATAATAGCCAAGTCCTTTAGGGCTTGGCGGGGTTATTTTGGCTAGCAGATTCTTGTTCTAGTTTAACAGCAACACGAAAATCTGACACCTTAGATTTATAATTTAAAGGGACTCTTTTTGGTGAGAGAGGGATAACTTTCCAAGTGTAAAGTTCACCTGTTTCTAGGCGTTCTATCTCTTCATAAGAAAGTGTGTAAAAGGAATTGTTAGTAAAACGTTCAACAATAGGTTTACCATCTTTTTCTACTACTAAAAGAAAGCCTAGATTTTCCATATCTACATCCCATTGAAACTCAGGTTGTTCTTTAAAAAGTACTCCTTGATCATTTGGCTGTAAGATTTTTACAGCTAAAGCGGTTTGTTTATGTGCGATTGGGAAAGAGACTAAAGTAATAACCATTATGCCAATAAGAATAATTATATCTCTAGTCTTAAGATGGTTTGATAGGTTTGAAACGCTTTCTATACTTTTTGCTTTAATTCTATTAACTCGGCTTAATGGTCTAGTACAGCGTTGGCATTTAACTTGTTTTATATCATTAAGTTGTTTACAAGCAGGACAAGCAACTTTATTAGTAGATAAATTATCATCGGGACTACTTAAAATCACTTCTGAATCATCTTTAACTTTAGCTTTAGTGGGCAAAGATTTTATGTCACCAGAAGAATTAACAGGTTTATTAGATGTACTTAATGTAGGTTTGGGTTTGGGTTTGGGTTGCAGTTCTGCTAGTTTGGCAGTAATTTCTGAATTATCAGCGACTTTATCCAGGGCTTGTTTGAGTAACTCAATTGCTTCAGATTTTGAGTTTTCAGCTAGAATATTAGCTAACTTTAAGTAATAGACATAGTTTTCAGGAAAATTTTTTATAGCTTCATTAAGAGCATCAATAGCACTAATGCGATCACCTCGTTCTAAAGATTCTTCAGCTTCAATAAAGCTCATTTCTGCTAAGGTTTCTTTAAGTCTACCTGTTTGGGATTTTAAGTTTTTTCTTCTTTCAGAAAAGGAAAGTTTTGGTTGTGTTTCTGATTCTTCTAAATTATTTGTTTTAATTTGAGTTGGCACTAGTTGAGGGGTGTTTATAGGCTTAGGTTTTTCAGGAAATTTTATAAGTTTTTTTGCTGGCTCTTGAGGAAAGTCAAGCATTGTTTCATTTAAGTTATAGTTAAAATCAAGCTGTGTTTCATTAAAATCAGGATAAGAATCTTCTAATTGCTTTAACTTATTATTAAGTAACTGATCATCAGGGAAAAATCTTAGCGCGGTATTAAGAATATTAATTGCATCTGTTTTAGAAGTTTCAGCTAAAACTTCAACAAGTTGTAAGTAATAAGTAGAGTTTTCAGGGCAATGTTTTATAGCTTCATTAAGAGCCTTAATAGCACTAGAACGATCACTGCGCTCTAGTGCTTCTTTGGCTTCAATAAAGCTCATTTCTGCCAATGTTTCTTTTAATTTAGCAGTTTGACCTTTTGGTAAATTTTCTTCTTTAGAAAAAAGTTTGCTCACTTACTACCTACCTATTTAGTATATTCTTCTTACTTGGGTTTGAGGTACAAAACTAAAAACTTTTGCAAA harbors:
- a CDS encoding CoA transferase gives rise to the protein MTNKLGALTGIKVLDLSRVLAGPFCTQILADLGADVVKIERPNVGDDTRYWGPPFTPDGTAAYFTCTNRNKRSITVNLKSKLGQEIILKLVKQSDILIENYKTGELAKLGLDYQTLSSINPRLIYCSITGFGQNGPRKDEAGYDFLIQAMGGLMSITGQPNEIEGGLKVGVAVTDLFTGLWASVAILAALQARHTTNRGQHIDLALFDSQLAMLANVASNWFISGNDAKRYGNAHPNLVPYQTFNSKDGFFALAVGNDRQFELLCKKLGKEDIAKRFSTNALRVEHRVECVQLLQEIFSQMTQAEIISLCNSLEIPAGAINSVAKAFQDPQTQAREMIVRLTNSFGVEIPTTGSPIKMSETPVSYHSAPPSLGEHTEQILKELGYSLEEIQHLSEKQAT
- a CDS encoding ammonia-forming cytochrome c nitrite reductase subunit c552, encoding MSESSSTFLTKRRKLYILAIVAAVVAIGSTALLINILEHKQEAKKPFQLVTELNDDIDDPAIWGKNFPLQYDGYIRTVDQVRTRFGGSEALHRTPTKVDPRSIVAQSRLEEDPRLKTIWAGYAFSVDFREERGHAYMLEDQTYTERQAVVKQPGTCLNCHSSTYALYKKLGSGDITKGFEQLNQMSFVEGRKLVKHPVACIDCHDSSTMQLRVTRPAFIEGMRALKLSQGIADYDVNKMASRQEMRSFVCGQCHVEYHFKGPEKRLTYPWSKGLKVEDIMAYYDEIKFKDWTHAESGAETLKAQHPEFELWNQGIHARAGVSCADCHMPYKREGAMKITDHHVRSPLLNINTSCQTCHKWPEAELKERVELIQERTYKMRNIAMDALVDLINDIKMAQSLGRTVEELAIARDFQRKAQFRLDFVEAENSPQEAARILAESIDFSRQGQNALHKLPAK
- the nrfH gene encoding cytochrome c nitrite reductase small subunit — translated: MKSRIIAIIASIFIGIAIGVSLYTFVYAKGASYLLNDPAACANCHIMNEQYDGWLKSSHHSVATCNDCHTPDSFLGKYVSKASNGFWHSFAFTTGVFHEPIQIKAYNRDITERACQKCHKEMVETILGSSEKDRLSCLRCHSSVGHMH
- a CDS encoding tetratricopeptide repeat protein, with the protein product MSKLFSKEENLPKGQTAKLKETLAEMSFIEAKEALERSDRSSAIKALNEAIKHCPENSTYYLQLVEVLAETSKTDAINILNTALRFFPDDQLLNNKLKQLEDSYPDFNETQLDFNYNLNETMLDFPQEPAKKLIKFPEKPKPINTPQLVPTQIKTNNLEESETQPKLSFSERRKNLKSQTGRLKETLAEMSFIEAEESLERGDRISAIDALNEAIKNFPENYVYYLKLANILAENSKSEAIELLKQALDKVADNSEITAKLAELQPKPKPKPTLSTSNKPVNSSGDIKSLPTKAKVKDDSEVILSSPDDNLSTNKVACPACKQLNDIKQVKCQRCTRPLSRVNRIKAKSIESVSNLSNHLKTRDIIILIGIMVITLVSFPIAHKQTALAVKILQPNDQGVLFKEQPEFQWDVDMENLGFLLVVEKDGKPIVERFTNNSFYTLSYEEIERLETGELYTWKVIPLSPKRVPLNYKSKVSDFRVAVKLEQESASQNNPAKP